The genomic region TTTATCGATCGCAAGGAATAACATGAGGATAATATTTGCTGGAAATAAGGAACGAGGTATCTCCTGTTTAAAATCTCTAATCTCTGAAAAACATGAAATTGTTGCAGTAATCGCCCCCAAAGAATCCCCAGAATGCGGGAATTCAAATCTTTTTGCGAAAACTGCAAAAAATTTGGGTCTCGGTGTTATTCAACCCGATGATATTAACAAACCGGACATAATTGAAAAATTACAATCCCTTTCACCAGATTTAATTATTCTCGCAGGATACGGTCAGATTGTAAAAGAACCTTTTATTAAAATTGCACCCCTTGGATGCATCAATCTTCACGGTGGAAAGCTTCCGAAATATCGCGGATCCTCTCCAATGAATTGGGCGTTGATAAATGGTGTATCGGAATTCACGCTTACTATAATCAAGGTAGATTGTGGTGTGGATACTGGGGATATTCTTCATGAAAGAACATTTCCGGTTTCCGGAAATGATACCATAGCAGATCTCCAGAATCTTGCTAATATCCAGTTTCCGGAAATGCTTATCGAAGTTGTAAATCATCTCCAAAAAGGCACAATTTTTAGCAGGAAACAGGATGATGCCCTAGCCTCGTATTACCCACTTCGATTTCCTGATGATGGATTGATACTGTGGGATCAATTGACAGCACAACAGGTTCATAACAGAATTCGTGCACTGACAGATCCATATCCTGGCGCGTTTTCTTTTTTTAAAAAAAGAAAAGTAAAACTCCTCAAATCCTCATTGACAACAAATGACTATTTTGGGGAACCCGGTAGGGTATACCGGAAATCCGAAACCGCAATATTAGTATGTGCTTCAGATCGATGCCTCTGGATAGAGACTGCAGTATTTGAAAAGGATGGTACAAGTGCCGTTGATCAAATTCAAAGATATGATAAATTCGTCACTCTCGGGGATTTAATAATCGCTCGCTCTTCGGAGGAAAATCAATGATTATTGGTAATATTAATACGGATGAGAAGGTTCTTGTTATTGCTGAAATTGGTAATAACCATGAAGGGAATATAGAAGTAGCACGTCAGTTAATAATGGAGGCCGCACGTTGTGGTGTTGATGCGGTAAAATTCCAGACCTATCTGACGGATCTTTTTATTAGTAAACGAGATGTTGATCGTTATAAGCGGTTAACGTCGTTTCAATTAAGTTTTCGTCAGTTTCAGGAATTATCAGATCTAGCTCATTCCGTGGGATTATTGTTTATTTCCACCCCTTTGGATTTAGAAAGTGCACATTTCCTGAATGATATCGTGGATGCTTTCAAAATTGCTTCTGGTGATATTACCTTTGTTCCACTTTTGGAATATTGCACCAAGACCGGAAAACCACTAATCCTGTCAACGGGTGCAAGTGAATCAGAAGAACTCGATAAGGCTATATCAATAATAGAAACTTCCGGATCTGGCGAATCACGACATCAAGATCTTGGTATTCTTCATTGCGTCAGCTGTTATCCGGTTCCCCCTTTTCAAACAAACCTCGGAACAATACGATATCTCTCTAACAGATATCCGTATACAATAGGGTATTCCGATCATACTATTGGAATTGAGGCGTCCGTGCTGTCCGTCGGTTGTGGCGCAAAAATCGTTGAAAAGCATTTCACTCTTGATAAATCCTATTCCTCATTCCGTGATCATCAGTTGTCTTCCGATCCTAAAGATATGAAAGAGCTTGTTGAACGCATTCGTATAGCATCAATGATTATTGGAAAAGAAGGGAAGAATATCCAACCGTGCGAGAAAGAAAACATACCCTCGCTTCGACGATCTATTGTTGCTAAAGAAAATATTGCAAAGGGGCATAAAATCACTCTATCGGACCTCATGTGGATCAGACCAGGTATCGGTCTATCACCAGGGAAGGAAAATGAACTCATTGGGAAAAAACTAGTTCGTGATATATTGGCGGGAGATATTATAACTGTACCGGACGTTGAATGATCTTTGATTATATCCTAAATGTTTTATCCTTTATGAATCCAATATTTGCGTAACTTCGCTCTTGAGAGAATATAGATTAATCCAACTCCATATTTGGACTATTTATTATGTGTGGAATAGCAGGTTATTTTGGTTCCGGAAAAATCACGTCCGATCGTATTCAGAATTGTTTACATTTGATGAATCATCGCGGCCCGGATAACGCCGCATATAAAGAATGGATAAATCCTCAAGGTCGCAATGTCTGTCTCCTTCATACCCGCTTGAGTATTATTGATCTAGATCCCCGGGCGAATCAACCCTTGTCTGTGAACAAGAAATGGATCATTCTGAACGGGGAGCTCTATAATTTTACTGAGATCCGTAACGATTTGGAAGATGCCGGATATGAATTTTCTTCAACATCAGATACTGAGGTTTTTCTAAAAGCAATAGATATCTATGGCTGGGAGGTTCTTGACCGTTGTGAAGGGATGTGGGCATTTGCTGTTTATGATGAGTCTGATGGCTCCCTGACTCTTTGCCGGGATCGATTTGGTGAAAAACCGCTGTATCTGTACAAGGATGCCGATGGGATTTATTTTGGGTCTGAGATTAAGTTTATTACAGCATTACTGGGTAAAAAACTACCGGTTAATTATGATCACCTTTTCCGATACCTTATCAACGGATATAAGTCCCTTTACAAAGAAAACCACACTTTTTTTGTTGGATTATCAGAGCTCCCTGCGTCATCGGTGTTGTCTCTGGCATCTGACGGAACAGAAACTAAAAATGTGTATTGGAAATTAACTTCATATCCCGATGAGGGTATGACATATGACGCTGCGGTGAAGGGAGTCAGAGATCTTCTCATCCGTGCGGTTGATCTGAGACTTCGTTCAGATGTGCCCTTGGCATTTTGTATGAGTGGGGGTGTCGACTCAAACTCGCTTATCAGTATTGCAAAACAGGTTTTTCATTATGATGTTCATGGATTTACTATAGTAAATACTGATGAACGATATGAAGAACAGGAAATGGTGGAGTATGCTGTTAAAGAACTTAAAATCCGGCATACACAGATTCCCGTTGATACAAAAGACTTTCTAAAAAACCTCCGTGTGCTGATCCGTGAACATGATGCCCCGATCTACACCATCACATATTATGCACATTGGTTGTTGATGGAAAGTATCGCTCAACATGGATACCGAGTATCAATAAGTGGAACCGCTGCGGATGAATTATTTACCGGGTATTATGACCATCATTTAATGTACCTCTATGAAATCCGGAACAATCCCGAATTATTAAACCCTGCTCTTGATGCATGGATTAAATACATTAAACCGATCGTTCGTAACCCGTTCTTAGGAAACCCGGAATTATTTATTGAATCCCCTGATTTCCGTGATCATATATTTCTCGAAGCGGATGAATTCCGAACATATTTGCACAATGACTGGTTTGAGGAGTTTCATGAAAAAAATTATTCCGAATCCTTGCTGAGAAACCGGATGATGAATGAATTATTTTGCGAGAATATCCCAGTAATCCTTCATGAAGATGATCTGAATGCTATGTTTTTCTCCATTGAAAACAGATCTCCCTTTTTGGATCGCAATCTTGTTGAATTTAGTTTTACAATCCCCTCACGTCATCTCATCCAAAACGGAACAATAAAATCCATTTTACGTGATGCAATGAGGGGGATTGTTCCAGACAAAGTACTTGATAACCGGAGAAAAGTAGGGTTTAATGCACCCATTTTCTCATTTCTTGATGTAAATGATCCAGTTGTTCGTGAAGAGCTCTTAAAGGACAGTCCAATTTTCAGATATGTACGGAAAGAGAAGATTATTGATCTGATGAATAAACCGGATTTACCCAATAGTGAAAGTAAATTCTTGTTTTATTTTATCAACTGTAAGTTGTTCCTGGAGGAATTTGGCGAATGAAATATTGTAACCGGTGTATCCTTCCTGATACGAGACCAAATCTCACACTTGATTCAGATGGCATCTGCAATGCATGCCGCTCCCATGAATCCCGTCCCACAATCGATTGGGTGCAGAGAAAAAAAGCATTCCTGAAAATTGTGGAGAATGCAAAACTAAAAAGTGAAGGCTATGACTGCCTTATCCCGGTAAGTGGTGGAAAAGATAGTACCTGGCAGGTTGTGAAGTGCCTTGAATATGGACTTACACCTCTTGCTGTAACATGGAAAACCCCCGCAAGGACAGAAATCGGTTCACAAAATCTCAAAAATTTAATATCGCTTGGTGTTGATCATATCGATTACCAGATAAACCCCACTGTTGAAGGGAAATTTCTCTATCAATCCCTTGTTAAATATGGTTCAACAGCGATTCCCATGCACATGGCATTATTTAATATACCCTTAACGATAGCTGTCCGGTATAAAATCCCTCTTGTTGTATGGGGTGAGAATTCCGCTATAGAATATGGTGGAAATGAAAATGAAACAACCGGTTTCCGTCTAGATAAAAAATGGGTTCAAAAATTCGGTGTCACTCAAGGTACAACTGCCAACGATTGGATATCGAAAGATCTTACCAGGAAAAATCTTTCCGCGTACTTCGGCCCTGACGATAAAGAAATCGACAGTGCAGGTGTATCTGCAATATTTCTGGGATATTATTTTCCTTGGGATCCAGAAACCAGTCTGCATGTAGCAGAAGAACACGGTTTTCGAGTTCGTGAGGAGGGCCCAAAAACGGGATATTATAATTACGCAGATATTGATGATGATTTTATTTCAATCCATCATTGGTTGAAGTGGTATAAGTTTGGTTTTACCCGCATTTTTGATAATCTGTCCTTGGAGATTAGAAATGGCAGAATGACACGGGAGACCGCGATTGAAATTGTCCGAAAAGTGGGAGATCAAACACCTTATGACGATATTAAAAAATTCTGCGAATTCACACACATTTCAGAAGAGCACTTTTTTGAGGTAAGTGAAAAATTCCGCAATTCACGTATCTGGACAAAAACAAATGGCAAATGGATGATAAAAGATTTCTTAATTCCTGATTGGAGATGGAAATGAAAATTGCAGAAATTAAACCCCCTCGCGAATTTACGGTGGGTTTTCCAGAGAATCGAGTTGCTCTTCTGGATTGCGCTCATATCCATCTTTCAGATAATGAGCAAATCACATTGAAAACCCAAATGAACAACGAATTTGACATTGCTAAGAAAGAATGGGGTTTTTACGCAACACCTTCCTTGAACAACAGACTTATAAAATACAAACTCCATGCCGTTCTCGTGAAGAATCGTATCAATAATTACTATATACTTCTTGTTGAAGAAGGAAAAGAGCATCTTTTTCGGAAATATCTTGACCTGGAAAAACTGGAGATTATTCGCTGGCTTGATAATACAGAATCTTTAGCTCAAATAATTCCGGAGTCGCAAAATGGACAAAAATAATTTTTTCTTATGTCAGTATTGCGGGAATCCCGTTACAAACCGAGTTTTTCAATATTTTTCCCCTCCTGAAAAAGAGATTCAATTTAAATTTATCGAAAAAGGAAAATATTCCCGGGAAATTTATCGATGTTCCCTTTGTGGCCATTTCTACTCAAAACACTCGATGGATTCAAATGAATTATATAAGGGAGGATACGTTGACGCAAATTACGAAGATGCAGAAGGTATCAGAAAAACATACAATCGAATAATGGCCCTTGATTCAGGAAAATCTGATAATGTGGGAAGAGTACAATGTGTTCTGGCTTTTTCAGATTTTTATTATAAAGGCCTTGTTCCTCCAGTCTCTCCGCGATATGTGCTAGATGTGGGGAGTGGTTTATGCGTTTTTTTAAGCAGAATGAAATCTTTCGGATGGAATTGTACAGCTCTCGATCCGGATCTACGCGCAAAAAAACATGCGGAAACAATTGTTGGAGTACCTGCGGTATGTTGTGATTTCTTTGATTTTAAGGATAACAGAAAATTTGATCTTATTACTTTCAACCGGGTTTTGGAACATGTAATAGATCCTGTTGCTATGCTAAAAAAGGCAAAGGATTTCCTGCAAGCGGATGGTCTGATCTATATTGAGGTTCCTGATGGTGAAACAGCCGTAAGTTTCGGTTTTGATCGCGAGGAATTTACAATTGATCATCCGAATATATTCAGTTATCTCTCGCTTGTATTTGCAATAAAAAAAGCCGGATTAAAACCTCTCTTCATTCAAAGAATTCAGGAACCCAGTACAAAATTTACCCTCAGAGCGTTTTGCACGGTTGATGTATAAAAATAATTAGTCGTGGGAAGACAACGCCAATTATAATTAATTTCATGGTCAAATGATATTTATGACCGTGTTTGAATCAAATAATTATATAAAAAATAATCCCATCTACTCAAATACCAAAGAATACTCAACACCTAAAGAGTCTTTCAAATGTATAGTTGATTTAATTCAAAAACGATATGCCAAAACACCCCTGTCAATTCTTGATGTTGGTTGTGCAACCGGAGCCTTTCTCTACTATGCAAAAAAAAATCTAACTATCAAATCCAGCATAGGGATCGATGTATCCGATGAACATTTGATGCAGGCCTCGGCTAATATGCCGGATACAGAATTTATTGTAGAAAATATACTTTCTCCTAAGAAAATCAAAGGAAGAAAGGTTGATGTTGTTACATGCCTTGGAACTCTATCCATTTTTGATGAGATCGACATGGTGATGAAAAACCTCTTAGAATTGGTCAATGAAGGGGGTTCTCTTTATGTTCACGATTTGGTTAACAAATATCCCGTTGATGTCCTAATGCGATATCGCAGAGCAGATGATGAAAAAAACAGAAACTGGATGTCTGGCTTTAATGTCAGAAGTATGAAAACTTATGAATCGATTATAAAGGGAATTGATGAAAAGAGCACTATCTCTTTCTTCCCCTTTTCAATGCCATTCCAGATTCCCATATCCTCCGATCCGATGAGAGCCTGGACAATAAAAACGGAAGATGATCCCCATCAAATTATTGTCGGTACGATGCAATTATTAAATTTTATGATAATTGAAGTAAAAAAATGAATAGTCAATCTTATATTAATA from uncultured Methanoregula sp. harbors:
- a CDS encoding N-acetyl sugar amidotransferase, with product MKYCNRCILPDTRPNLTLDSDGICNACRSHESRPTIDWVQRKKAFLKIVENAKLKSEGYDCLIPVSGGKDSTWQVVKCLEYGLTPLAVTWKTPARTEIGSQNLKNLISLGVDHIDYQINPTVEGKFLYQSLVKYGSTAIPMHMALFNIPLTIAVRYKIPLVVWGENSAIEYGGNENETTGFRLDKKWVQKFGVTQGTTANDWISKDLTRKNLSAYFGPDDKEIDSAGVSAIFLGYYFPWDPETSLHVAEEHGFRVREEGPKTGYYNYADIDDDFISIHHWLKWYKFGFTRIFDNLSLEIRNGRMTRETAIEIVRKVGDQTPYDDIKKFCEFTHISEEHFFEVSEKFRNSRIWTKTNGKWMIKDFLIPDWRWK
- the asnB gene encoding asparagine synthase (glutamine-hydrolyzing) produces the protein MCGIAGYFGSGKITSDRIQNCLHLMNHRGPDNAAYKEWINPQGRNVCLLHTRLSIIDLDPRANQPLSVNKKWIILNGELYNFTEIRNDLEDAGYEFSSTSDTEVFLKAIDIYGWEVLDRCEGMWAFAVYDESDGSLTLCRDRFGEKPLYLYKDADGIYFGSEIKFITALLGKKLPVNYDHLFRYLINGYKSLYKENHTFFVGLSELPASSVLSLASDGTETKNVYWKLTSYPDEGMTYDAAVKGVRDLLIRAVDLRLRSDVPLAFCMSGGVDSNSLISIAKQVFHYDVHGFTIVNTDERYEEQEMVEYAVKELKIRHTQIPVDTKDFLKNLRVLIREHDAPIYTITYYAHWLLMESIAQHGYRVSISGTAADELFTGYYDHHLMYLYEIRNNPELLNPALDAWIKYIKPIVRNPFLGNPELFIESPDFRDHIFLEADEFRTYLHNDWFEEFHEKNYSESLLRNRMMNELFCENIPVILHEDDLNAMFFSIENRSPFLDRNLVEFSFTIPSRHLIQNGTIKSILRDAMRGIVPDKVLDNRRKVGFNAPIFSFLDVNDPVVREELLKDSPIFRYVRKEKIIDLMNKPDLPNSESKFLFYFINCKLFLEEFGE
- a CDS encoding N-acetylneuraminate synthase family protein, coding for MIIGNINTDEKVLVIAEIGNNHEGNIEVARQLIMEAARCGVDAVKFQTYLTDLFISKRDVDRYKRLTSFQLSFRQFQELSDLAHSVGLLFISTPLDLESAHFLNDIVDAFKIASGDITFVPLLEYCTKTGKPLILSTGASESEELDKAISIIETSGSGESRHQDLGILHCVSCYPVPPFQTNLGTIRYLSNRYPYTIGYSDHTIGIEASVLSVGCGAKIVEKHFTLDKSYSSFRDHQLSSDPKDMKELVERIRIASMIIGKEGKNIQPCEKENIPSLRRSIVAKENIAKGHKITLSDLMWIRPGIGLSPGKENELIGKKLVRDILAGDIITVPDVE
- a CDS encoding class I SAM-dependent methyltransferase codes for the protein MFESNNYIKNNPIYSNTKEYSTPKESFKCIVDLIQKRYAKTPLSILDVGCATGAFLYYAKKNLTIKSSIGIDVSDEHLMQASANMPDTEFIVENILSPKKIKGRKVDVVTCLGTLSIFDEIDMVMKNLLELVNEGGSLYVHDLVNKYPVDVLMRYRRADDEKNRNWMSGFNVRSMKTYESIIKGIDEKSTISFFPFSMPFQIPISSDPMRAWTIKTEDDPHQIIVGTMQLLNFMIIEVKK
- a CDS encoding class I SAM-dependent methyltransferase, with translation MDKNNFFLCQYCGNPVTNRVFQYFSPPEKEIQFKFIEKGKYSREIYRCSLCGHFYSKHSMDSNELYKGGYVDANYEDAEGIRKTYNRIMALDSGKSDNVGRVQCVLAFSDFYYKGLVPPVSPRYVLDVGSGLCVFLSRMKSFGWNCTALDPDLRAKKHAETIVGVPAVCCDFFDFKDNRKFDLITFNRVLEHVIDPVAMLKKAKDFLQADGLIYIEVPDGETAVSFGFDREEFTIDHPNIFSYLSLVFAIKKAGLKPLFIQRIQEPSTKFTLRAFCTVDV
- a CDS encoding methionyl-tRNA formyltransferase; the protein is MRIIFAGNKERGISCLKSLISEKHEIVAVIAPKESPECGNSNLFAKTAKNLGLGVIQPDDINKPDIIEKLQSLSPDLIILAGYGQIVKEPFIKIAPLGCINLHGGKLPKYRGSSPMNWALINGVSEFTLTIIKVDCGVDTGDILHERTFPVSGNDTIADLQNLANIQFPEMLIEVVNHLQKGTIFSRKQDDALASYYPLRFPDDGLILWDQLTAQQVHNRIRALTDPYPGAFSFFKKRKVKLLKSSLTTNDYFGEPGRVYRKSETAILVCASDRCLWIETAVFEKDGTSAVDQIQRYDKFVTLGDLIIARSSEENQ